CTGCCACTCTGTAGTCTGAGGGTTAAAGACAACATCCAGCGCAAATTTTGATAGACGAGCCTCAATATAACGAGGAGCCGCGGCATTATCCCCAGTTCGCAGATCTCCCCAGTTTCCCTGAGTTTCAATGAGAAGGTCTTTTTGCCCCAGGCCGATCATAGCATCACCAATAGAAGCATCACCATGAGGGTGGTACTGCATGGTCTGCCCAATAATGTTGGCAACTTTGTTAAAACGCCCGTCATCCATCTCTTTCATGGCATGCAGGATACGCCTCTGTACAGGCTTAAAGCCATCTTCTATGGCGGGTACCGCTCTTTCCAGAATTACATAAGAGGCATATTCAAGAAACCAGTTCTCGTACATGCCATCTATGCGCTCACTTGCGTGTAATTGTTCTTCGTCCTTTTCGCTCATATCTATCTGATTGCTAACAGCTAATTTTACTTGACTTTAATTTGTAATACTTTCAGCATGTTTACCGTAATCATAATCGCGATTCCCAGGCTCAGATAGGCCAGAACCTGTATGTTGCCTACCTTTTTCTGGGCGTGCTTGTACAGCTTTTCGCCTACCGTAATTTGTATATCTTCCAGGGCCTGGGTAGTATCCAGTAACTTTTCAAAAGCAGGCAAACTCTCCCGAAGGTAAGCACTACTAGCTTCTTCAAAGTTATTATTCTCTATATGATGAATAATTTTTTCTTCTACCCTACGATAGTTTTTTACCAGCATATTAAATTCTGTAAGGCGTTGCTCCTCATCTTCGGTAAGATGGGTTTGAGCATATTTTGCCTCAATTGCATCTATCTGGCGATTGTTTTCTCTGATCTTTTC
This window of the Porifericola rhodea genome carries:
- a CDS encoding MCP four helix bundle domain-containing protein encodes the protein MFGKLTNRERIIISFLVILVLINVMTIVTSRNLSDFSHDFKSMLEDRLVPSFDLAKIQEQFYRNRLNLEELVYLNEYEEARTVIEKIRENNRQIDAIEAKYAQTHLTEDEEQRLTEFNMLVKNYRRVEEKIIHHIENNNFEEASSAYLRESLPAFEKLLDTTQALEDIQITVGEKLYKHAQKKVGNIQVLAYLSLGIAIMITVNMLKVLQIKVK